A single genomic interval of Megalobrama amblycephala isolate DHTTF-2021 linkage group LG17, ASM1881202v1, whole genome shotgun sequence harbors:
- the LOC125250808 gene encoding gastrula zinc finger protein XlCGF57.1-like, with protein MTGEKSSQVSSQKGAQKAGTKSYFTCQQCGKTFKHKKHLKVHMRIHTGEKPYTCQECGKSFSHKGSLIAHIIIHTGEKPYTCQQCGKSFSDKGNLIVHMRTHTGEKPHTCQECGKSFSRKGSLVAHMRIHTGEKPYTCQECGKSFSRKENLTVHMSNHTREKAYTCQECGKSFSHQVHLEIHMSIHTGEKPYTCQECGKSFSHKGSLIAHIRIHVGENPFACQQCGKNFIGKGKLKIHMRVHTGEKPYTCQQCGKSFTVKGSLKAHMRVHTGEKPYTCQQCGKSFSEKGSLTAHMRIHTGEKPYTCQQCGQSFAVKGSLKAHMRVHTGEKLHTCQECGKSFSRKEGLIAHMRIHTGEKPYICTLCGNGFPQERSLRQHMRIHTGEKPHTCQQCGKSFRHKGNLIAHMRTHTGEKP; from the coding sequence ATGACTGGAGAAAAATCATCACAGGTTTCCTCACAAAAAGGAGCTCAAAAGGCAGGAACTAAAAGttatttcacctgccaacagtgtggaaagactttcaaacataaaaaacaccttaaagttcacatgagaattcacactggagaaaagccttacacctgtcaagagtgtggaaagagtttcagtcataaAGGAAGCCTTATAGCCCACATTataattcacactggagaaaagccttatacctgccaacagtgtggaaagagtttcagtgacAAAGGAAACCttatagtccacatgagaactcacactggagaaaagcctcatacctgtcaagagtgtggaaagagtttcagtcgaaAAGGAAGCCTTGtagcccacatgagaattcacactggagaaaagccttatacctgtcaagagtgtggaaagagtttcagtcgaaaagaaaacCTTACAGTCCACATGAGTAATCACACTAGAGAAAAGGCTTacacctgtcaagagtgtggaaagagtttcagtcaccAAGTACACCTTGAAATCCACATgagtattcacactggagaaaagccatacacctgtcaagagtgtggaaagagtttcagtcataaAGGAAGCCTTATAGCTCACATCAGAATTCACGTTGGAGAGAACCCATTcgcctgccaacagtgtggaaaaaatTTCATTGGAAAAGGAAAACTCAAaatccacatgagagttcacactggagaaaagccttacacctgccaacagtgtggaaagagtttcactgtaaaaggaagccttaaagcccacatgagagttcacactggagaaaagccttacacctgccaacagtgtggaaagagtttcagtgagAAAGGAAGCCTTAcagcccacatgagaattcacactggagaaaagccttacacctgccaacagtgtggacagagtttcgctgtaaaaggaagccttaaagcccacatgagagttcacactggagaaaagcttCATACCTgccaagagtgtggaaagagtttcagtcgaaaagaaggCCTTAtagcccacatgagaattcacactggagaaaagccttataTCTGCACTCTGTGTGGGAATGGCTTCCCACAGGAACGGAGCCTCAGGcaacacatgagaattcacactggagaaaagcctcatacctgccaacagtgtggaaagagtttcagacacAAAGGAAACCTTATAGCacacatgagaactcacactggagaaaagccttaa
- the LOC125251409 gene encoding uncharacterized protein LOC125251409: protein MADHVVFVFFIADEVEAIEIPLLLHEIEHNDHQRIVPKILHFVEDVMPLYSPSEFKGHFRLSRDQVEDVITTIGPYYMNLQQTKLPLTNSVLACLWTLANQESYRGVADRFNLAKSTLSKQNSRRCSLLITQMNYHISWPRGQWLQISKLAFDAAGFPNTVCAVDGCHIPIMRPHCRNPLAYLNRKQFYSVVLTGFCDSQRRFFSHQCGSHWELA from the exons ATGGCAGATCACGTGGTGTTCGTTTTCTTTATAGCAGACGAAGTAGAAGCGATAGAAATTCCATTATTGTTGCATGAAATTGAGCACAACGATCACCAAAG AATAGTTCCAAAAATACTGCATTTTGTGGAAGATGTTATGCCTCTCTACAGTCCTTCAGAATTTAAAGGTCATTTCAGGCTTTCCAGAGATCAAGTGGAG GATGTCATTACCACCATTGGTCCTTATTACATGAATTTACAACAGACTAAACTGCCACTCACAAACAGTGTTCTTGCCTGCCTTTGGACATTGGCCAATCAGGAGTCATATCGAGGGGTGGCAGATAGATTTAACTTGGCAAAATCCACTCTTTCCAAACAAAACTCAAGGAGATGTTCACTCCTTATTACTCAAATGAACTACCACATTTCCTGGCCCAGAGGCCAATGGCTGCAGATATCAAAGTTAGCGTTTGATGCAGCAGGATTCCCCAACACTGTATGTGCAGTGGATGGGTGTCACATTCCAATAATGAGACCCCATTGTCGTAATCCTTTAGCATATCTAAACAGGAAACAGTTTTATTCTGTTGTTCTAACTGGGTTTTGTGACAGTCAGCGGCGCTTTTTTTCACATCAGTGTGGATCACACTGGGAGTTGGCATGA